From Pyrenophora tritici-repentis strain M4 chromosome 1, whole genome shotgun sequence, the proteins below share one genomic window:
- a CDS encoding 60S ribosomal protein uL16: MARRPARCYRYCKNKPYPKSRFNRGVPDAKIRIFDLGRKKANVDDFPLCIHLVSNEYEQLSSEALEAARICANKYLVKSGGKESFHLRVRVHPYHVVRINKMLSCAGADRLQTGMRGAFGKPNGLVARVNIGQILMSVRTRDSNRAIALEALRRCQYKFPGRQKIIVSKNWGFTPLKRDEYVEQRQAGKVKIDGAYVQFLRNKGNLANNIKRFPTAFENAA, from the exons ATGGCCCGCCGTCCCGCCCGTTGCTACCGCTACTGCAAGAACAAGCCC TACCCCAAGAGCAGGTTCAACCGTGGTGTACCCGATGCCAAGATCCGCATCTTCGACCTCGGTCGCAAGAAGGCCAACGTAGACGACTTCCCGCTCTGCATCCACTTGGTCTCCAACGAGTACGAGCAGCTGTCCTCTGAGGCTCTTGAGGCCGCCCGTATTTGCGCCAACAAGTACCTCGTAAAGAGCGGTGGAAAGGAATCCTTCCATCTCCGTGTCCGTGTCCACCCCTACCACGTCGTCCGTATCAACAAGATGTTGTCGTGCGCTGGTGCCGATAGATTGCAGACGGGTATGCGTGGTGCTTTCGGCAAGCCCAACGGTCTTGTCGCTCGTGTCAACATCGGTCAGATTCTCATGTCCGTCCGGACTCGTGACTCTAACCGCGCCATCGCTCTTGAGGCTCTCAGGCGATGCCAGTACAAG TTCCCCGGTCGCCAAAAGATCATCGTCTCCAAGAACTGGGGTTTCACTCCTCTCAAGCGTGACGAGTACGTCGAGCAGCGCCAGGCTGGAAAGGTCAAGATCGACGGTGCCTACGTTCAGTTCCTCCGCAACAAGGGTAACCTCGCCAACAACATCAAGCGTTTCCCTACCGCTTTCGAGAACGCTGCTTAA
- a CDS encoding APG9 domain containing protein has product MMASNLLSRLLPSASDEPYEDEPLNPHHRRDSASTDEQHEMDIDEENFGARFEEQDLAHLLEEASSSQMNPESRAVSPDVKRNAPPGHHTAGRIPAWRQPAPARTVPLDDDDDVPQSLLLEAGHEPGPSSNQRNEGLPMPVPGPTTRQTRAQWEATRTQQRLHVEDRSGGPSRPWGHTSRPGHFAADPKEKAMWLWVNQTDLDSYMTEVYEYYVGCGIYSILLRRLLTLAQTAFVVGFMTFLGWCIDYSKLPSSNKMSQVLVPKCAARIHGFWILALWFFIIYWLYSFYNMVTDIPRLRAMHDFYHHLLDIPDRDIQTIQWQQIVTWIMALRDLNLATASNLSPETRKLLDSKSRQRLDAIDIAGRLMRRDNYLIALFNKEILDVTVPLPFLGNRYIFSETTRWHVNLAIMDFVFSGPNGQFNPDFLKERNRRELVKRLRTRFFWTGIISIICAPFAVVFVLASYMFKYFTEYHKDPGQLSNRDFTTFAQWKFREFNELPHYFARRRNMAYPYANLYLAQFPKDKTEQVSSFVAFVAGAFAFVLVVFTLLDSELFLNFEITPGKTAIFWIGILTTVYRVARGSSPQDDQVTDPSYYLNHVIYHTRYEPESWRDRLHTDEVRAEFTELYQPKILIFAEEILSMVITPFLLIFRLPKCSERIVDFFREFSIVVDGLGVTCSYSMFPSTKTTRNANNIPANAPGARREDPDLREDYFMAKDNKMMASYYGFLDTYQTPARGSNGRLQGRSNFHPPPQFPNTFGTMSQTAQPVDVATARGTSRGPATGRQPSFQNKPPRHRPGARDDSFNSVLLDPHHQPSSASILRGSPRQAANNRYRTPLQPVSDAPGPSNTRIEEESTLGDSWRTSRLAQDEEEEEAPRNNRGGVLQLLQQFSRAQAEGRGAGVGV; this is encoded by the exons ATGATGGCGTCAAACTTGCTGTCTAGACTTCTCCCTTCGGCTTCAGACGAGCCATACGAAGACGAGCCACTAAATCCCCACCACCGCCGCGACTCCGCCTCGACCGATGAGCAGCACGAGATGGACATAGACGAGGAGAACTTTGGCGCGCGCTTTGAGGAGCAAGACCTGGCACACTTGCTCGAGGAAGCATCGTCAAGTCAGATGAACCCTGAAAGCCGCGCCGTCTCCCCAGACGTCAAGCGCAACGCACCACCAGGCCACCATACTGCCGGTCGCATACCAGCATGGAGACAGCCTGCTCCAGCCCGCACCGTGCCTTtagacgatgacgatgatgtCCCACAGTCTTTGCTTCTCGAAGCTGGACATGAACCCGGTCCAAGCTCAAACCAACGCAATGAAGGTCTCCCTATGCCAGTGCCAGGCCCGACAACGCGACAGACACGGGCACAATGGGAAGCCACACGGACCCAGCAGCGACTTCACGTTGAGGATAGGAGTGGTGGGCCTTCACGGCCCTGGGGACATACCAGTAGGCCCGGGCATTTTGCAGCAGACCCCAAAGAGAAGGCCATGTGGTTGTGGGTGAACCAGACGGATCTAGACAGCTACATGACTGAGGTGTACGAATACTACGTTGGATGCGGCATATATTCCATCCTCCTACGCAGGCTTTTGACACTCGCCCAAACAGCCTTCGTTGTGGGATTCATGACCTTCCTCGGATGGTGCATCGATTACTCCAAGTTGCCCTCGAGCAACAAGATGAGTCAGGTCCTGGTGCCCAAATGCGCTGCAAG GATACATGGCTTTTGGATTTTAGCCCTGTGGTTCTTCATCATTTATTGGCTCTACTCTTTTTACAACATGGTCACAGACATACCCCGGCTTCGAGCCATGCACGACTTCTACCACCACCTACTCGATATTCCCGACCGCGACATTCAAACAATACAGTGGCAGCAGATTGTCACATGGATAATGGCGTTGCGAGATCTAAACCTGGCGACTGCTTCAAATCTATCCCCAGAAACGCGTAAGTTGCTTGACTCCAAGAGTAGGCAGCGCTTGGATGCCATCGACATCGCAGGCCGTCTGATGCGACGCGACAATTACCTGATTGCCCTCTTCAATAAGGAGATACTGGATGTTACAGTCCCTCTACCATTCTTGGGCAACCGCTACATCTTCTCCGAGACCACCAGATGGCACGTCAACCTTGCCATCATGGACTTTGTGTTTAGTGGACCGAATGGCCAATTCAACCCGGATTTCCTCAAAGAGCGAAATAGACGCGAGCTGGTTAAGAGGCTCAGGACTCGCTTCTTCTGGACCGGTATCATCAGTATTATCTGTGCGCCTTTTGCGGTAGTATTTGTGTTGGCTTCGTACATGTTCAAATACTTCACAGAGTACCACAAGGATCCCGGCCAACTCTCTAACCGAGACTTCACGACCTTTGCCCAATGGAAATTCCGCGAATTCAACGAGCTTCCTCATTATTTCGCTCGCCGCCGTAACATGGCATATCCATATGCAAATCTCTACCTCGCCCAGTTCCCCAAGGATAAGACTGAACAGGTTTCCTCCTTCGTTGCATTCGTTGCTGGAGCATTTGCATTCGTTCTTGTAGTATTCACACTTCTCGATTCCGAACTATTCCTCAACTTCGAAATCACGCCCGGCAAGACAGCCATCTTCTGGATAGGAATTCTTACTACGGTTTACCGTGTCGCACGTGGAAGCAGTCCGCAGGATGATCAGGTTACTGACCCGTCCTACTACCTCAACCATGTCATCTACCACACTCGCTATGAGCCGGAATCTTGGCGTGATAGGCTACACACCGACGAAGTCCGCGCCGAGTTCACCGAGCTATACCAACCCAAGATCCTCATATTTGCAGAGGAGATACTAAGCATGGTTATCACACCATTCCTACTCATATTCCGCCTCCCAAAGTGCAGTGAACGCATCGTCGACTTCTTCCGCGAGTTCTCCATCGTCGTAGACGGCCTGGGCGTAACATGCTCGTACTCCATGTTCCCTTCTACAAAAACCACGCGAAATGCTAATAACATCCCTGCAAACGCACCCGGGGCTCGTAGAGAGGATCCCGATCTCCGCGAGGACTACTTCATGGCAAAGGACAACAAGATGATGGCTTCGTACTACGGCTTCCTGGACACCTACCAGACCCCTGCACGCGGCTCCAATGGCCGTCTCCAAGGCCGCAGCAACTTCCACCCTCCACCACAATTCCCCAATACCTTTGGCACAATGTCGCAGACTGCTCAACCTGTAGATGTGGCCACAGCGAGGGGCACAAGCAGAGGTCCAGCAACCGGTCGACAGCCCAGTTTCCAGAACAAGCCACCGCGACATAGACCAGGCGCTAGAGATGACTCCTTCAACTCCGTCCTACTTGATCCACATCACCAGCCTTCTTCAGCATCGATACTACGTGGCTCTCCACGCCAGGCGGCGAACAACAGATATCGCACGCCCCTCCAGCCAGTGTCTGATGCACCGGGACCGTCAAATACGCGTATCGAAGAGGAGAGTACGCTCGGCGACTCGTGGCGAACGAGTCGTCTTGCACAGGacgaggaggaggaagaagcaCCGCGAAATAATCGTGGGGGAGTCCTGCAGCTCTTGCAACAGTTTTCGAGGGCGCAGGCTGAAGGTAGGGGCGCTGGTGTTGGTGTTTGA
- a CDS encoding BolA, Stress-induced morphogen has translation MDPRHKLHKTLDNLAIDQKTTATMSARTDGEAADVQATSGVTMEGLKKKLEQGLGATYVEIEDLSGGCGQMYEAIIVSPQFAKKTTLARHRLVNTTLKEEIAAIHAWTPKCHTPEEWEKKKPQ, from the exons ATGGATCCCCGTCACAAACTCCACAAGACACTCGATAATCTTGCCATCGACCAGAAAACCACAGCCACTATGAGTGCCAGAACAGATGGAGAGGCGGCGGATGTACAGGCTACCTCTGGCGTGACCATGGAGGGGCTTAAGAAGAAGTTGGAGCAAGGGCTGGGAGCAACATATGTTGAAATCGAGGATTTAAGCG GCGGATGCGGACAAATGTACGAAGCTATTATCGTATCACCACAGTTCGCAAAGAAGACTACATTGGCACGGCACAGGCTAGTCAATACAACCTTGAAAGAGGAAATTGCTGCGATACATGCCTGGACCCCGAAGTGTCACACACCGGAAGAGTGGGAGAAGAAAAAGCCACAGTGA
- a CDS encoding 60S ribosomal protein eL30, producing the protein MAPKKNKRTADSINSRLALVMKSGKVTLGYKSTLKSLRTGKAKLVIIAGNTPPLRKSELEYYAMLSKTSVHHFSGNNIELGTACGKLFRCSVMSILDAGDSDILSTNTEN; encoded by the exons ATGGCCCCCAAGAAGAACAAGAGAACCGCCGACTCCATCAACTCGCGCCTGGCGCTTGTGATGAAGTCCGGTAAGGTCACTCTCGGCTACAAGTCCACCCTCAAGAGCCTGCGAACTGGCAAGGCCAAGCTCGTCATCATTGCCGGAAACACTCCTCCCCTCAGGAAGTCCGAGCTCGAGT ACTACGCCATGCTTTCCAAGACCTCCGTCCACCACTTCTCCGGAAACAAC ATTGAGCTTGGTACCGCCTGCGGAAAGCTTTTCCGTTGCTCCGTTATGTCGATCCTCGATGCTG GTGACTCTGATATCCTCAGCACCAACACCGAGAACTAG
- a CDS encoding zinc finger protein Mlo2 → MADSQSATTASKARTSSMSQASETSQTAADFIKEQLNLEKEAREALPYQFDTCTRDLGPLRQSLYACLTCNPAPASSAQQYTPAGVCYSCSISCHGEHILVELFSKRNFICDCGTTRIPDMTPCTLRINAETGRKGDVTGEEPAKTNEYNQNFRNKFCGCSQEYDPDQEKGTMFQCLGLGSCNDGGCGEDWWHPECLVGFTREEFSKMIEKPKAKESNGATDAMDVDKPATEKTKVEENQEAMAPPGQTSITAAVENGNGVDGNDLAADGVEEEDDDPPLPPGFPAEEDFDHFICYKCVAANPWIKKYAGSTGFLPPIYHSSAWAVAQAAKPITLDPEPTTSDSKKRKATDEDETQQTPSTLAAPAPAKRQRSEDPSGALNNIPESATATPNKPEETPEPPNTPPSLPPPQAHTTPFSLFLKPSFRNHLCHCNTCYPLLKPHTQLLEEEETYEPPVSASGDDNNDAEGAQSVGTGSILDRGEAAFNNMDRVRAIQGAMAYAHLKDKVAAFLKPFAESGTPVGAEDVKAYFEKLRGDEKGIAEAKGGARREGDGGGGGEDGEGGRKEQSGY, encoded by the exons ATGGCAGATTCACAGTCAGCGACAACGGCCTCCAAGGCGCGCACCAGCAGCATGTCGCAAGCATCAGAGACCTCTCAGACAGCAGCAGA CTTCATAAAAGAGCAACTCAATCTCGAGAAAGAAGCACGCGAAGCGCTCCCATAT CAATTCGATACTTGCACACGCGATCTTGGACCTCTTCGACAAAGTCTCTACGCATGCCTCACCTGCAACCCGGCGCCCGCCTCGTCTGCACAACAGTATACCCCAGCAGGCGTCTGCTACTCGTGCTCCATATCCTGCCATGGCGAACACATACTCGTCGAACTGTTTAGTAAGCGGAACTTCATATGCGACTGCGGTACCACAAGAATACCCGATATGACGCCATGTACGCTTCGTATCAACGCAGAGACGGGCCGGAAAGGCGATGTGACTGGGGAAGAGCCAGCGAAAACTAACGAATACAACCAAAACTTTAGGAATAAGTTCTGTGGCTGTAGTCAAGAATACGATCCCGACCAAGAGAAGGGCACCATGTTCCAATGTCTGGGCCTTGGGAGTTGCAATGATGGTGGCTGTGGTGAGGATTGGTGGCATCCCGAGTGTTTGGTTGGCTTCACGCGGGAGGAGTTTAGCAAGATGATCGAGAAGCCCAAGGCTAAAGAGTCGAACGGCGCAACCGATGCGATGGATGTGGATAAGCCTGCTACGGAAAAAACGAAGGTTGAAGAAAACCAAGAAGCAATGGCACCACCAGGTCAAACATCTATCACAGCTGCAGTTGAAAACGGCAACGGTGTCGATGGGAATGACCTTGCAGCAGATGGcgtcgaagaagaagatgacgACCCGCCACTACCTCCAGGTTTCCCTGCTGAAGAAGACTTTGACCACTTCATCTGTTACAAGTGCGTTGCGGCAAATCCATGGATCAAGAAGTACGCCGGCTCAACAGGATTCCTCCCGCCCATCTACCACTCCTCAGCCTGGGCCGTTGCACAAGCAGCAAAACCCATTACTTTAGACCCCGAGCCCACAACCAGCGACTCCAAGAAACGCAAAGCCACTGACGAAGACGAAACTCAGCAAACACCCTCAACCCTTGCAGCCCCAGCACCGGCTAAGCGACAAAGGTCCGAAGACCCCAGTGGTGCTCTAAATAACATCCCAGAGAGCGCAACCGCAACCCCGAACAAACCGGAGGAAACCCCAGAACCCCCAAACACACCACCCTCCCTCCCTCCCCCACAAGCCCACACAACCCCCTTCTCCCTCTTCCTTAAACCCTCCTTCCGCAACCATCTCTGCCACTGTAACACATGCTACCCCCTTCTAAAACCGCACACCCAACTCctcgaagaagaagaaacCTACGAGCCCCCCGTCTCCGCCTCTGGCGACGACAACAACGACGCCGAAGGCGCCCAATCCGTCGGCACAGGCAGTATCTTAGACCGTGGCGAAGCAGCTTTCAATAATATGGATCGCGTGCGCGCTATCCAGGGCGCCATGGCGTATGCGCATTTGAAGGACAAGGTGGCGGCGTTTTTGAAGCCGTTTGCGGAGAGTGGGACGCCCGTTGGGGCCGAGGATGTCAAGGCGTATTTTGAGAAGTTGAGGGGCGATGAGAAGGGGATTGCGGAGGCGAAGGGGGGTGCGAGGAGGGAgggtgatggtggtggtggtggggaggatggagaggGCGGGAGGAAGGAGCAGAGCGGATATTGA
- a CDS encoding component oligomeric golgi complex 6, giving the protein MSVSYFQDRENATQNGLSPSTPSVGAASRGTNALSTRITNVLSASYADLEIRDALETLDARGVQNTAETRRQLRLEVQKEVIQCNGEIIKDFGQVAEQLKRIGTAISSLNSYCADMRGHIAAANQETGPVLEEATSLISQRQQVESKQQILNAFTSHFLISEEDATVLTSTAEPVNEEFFQVLTRVKKIHHDSQVLLGTEDQRLGLEVLEQSSKQLNAAFQKLYRWIQREFKTLDLENPQISASVRRSLRVLAERPTLFQSCLDSFAEARESILSDSFHAALTGSTSEEHIATKPIEFHAHDPLRYIGDMLAWAHSATVSEREALENLFISDGDEIKRSIQAGLESEPWLRGDEDAEVFDGRKALNQLVSRDLTGVARLLRQRTEQVVQSHDDATLAYKIANLVAFYKGTFTKLVGADSDVLDLFDTLESSAMRQFRANMRDYVVNVQSDVVIAPTDLSPPEFLEGALRMLRVLAKSYDTSVAATDDNGEGFQTVLAEALDPFLDGCEKLQKGMKEPDSAIFAINCLFAAKEVLAQYAFAEERVSEMDDTIDENVAKLTAYQHQYLIQESGLATLLDALATITDTPESLKTIPELDAFKPDALVAVSQQLDEFLPSALIDASENIKRLRNRQMIQDITEAAASKFCEDFELVEAKMIAADDLTYDEEKEDEDQEPGLRDMFPRTSGEIRVLLS; this is encoded by the exons ATGTCGGTGAGCTATTTCCAGGACCGAGAAAATGCTACTCAAAATGGCCTTTCCCCGTCTACTCCGTCTGTAGGAGCTGCCTCGCGAGGCACAAATGCCCTCTCGACTCGAATTACAAATGTGCTCTCTGCGTCATATGCAGACCTAGAAATCCGCGATGCCCTGGAGACCTTGGATGCACGTGGAGTGCAGAACACTGCAGAGACCAGACGCCAGCTTCGTCTTGAAGTGCAAAAAGAGGTCATTCAGTGTAATGGGGAAATTATCAAAGATTTTGGCCAGGTTGCGGAG CAACTAAAACGGATTGGGACGGCTATTAGTAGCCTGAACAGCTACTGTGCGGATATGCGCGGCCATATTGCAGCCGCCAACCAGGAAACTGGGCCCGTCTTGGAAGAAGCCACGAGTTTAATTAGCCAGAGGCAGCAGGTGGAATCCAAACAGCAAATCTTGAACGCCTTCACTTCTCATTTCCTGATATCCGAAGAAGACGCCACAGTCTTGACTTCTACTGCTGAGCCTGTCAATGAAGAGTTCTTCCAGGTGTTAACCCGAGTCAAAAAGATACACCATGACTCCCAGGTATTACTGGGCACAGAAGATCAACGACTGGGCTTGGAGGTACTAGAGCAGAGTTCAAAACAGCTGAATGCTGCTTTCCAAAAGCTCTATCGATGGATCCAGCGAGAGTTTAAGACGCTGGATCTGGAGAACCCACAAATAAGCGCATCTGTGCGACGATCTCTGCGTGTGCTGGCCGAGCGACCTACCTTGTTCCAGAGCTGCCTCGACTCGTTTGCCGAAGCGCGAGAGTCTATTCTGTCCGACTCTTTCCATGCTGCATTGACCGGATCAACGTCAGAAGAGCATATAGCGACTAAGCCCATCGAGTTCCATGCTCATGACCCATTACGCTATATCGGAGACATGCTAGCATGGGCACACTCTGCAACTGTTTCCGAAAGAGAAGCACTTGAGAACCTCTTCATCTCGGATGGTGATGAGATCAAGCGTTCGATCCAGGCTGGTCTTGAAAGCGAACCCTGGCTAAGAGGTGACGAAGATGCAGAGGTTTTCGATGGCCGAAAGGCCTTGAACCAACTCGTCAGCCGTGACCTCACAGGAGTGGCTCGTCTGCTGAGACAGCGGACTGAGCAGGTTGTTCAAAGTCACGACGACGCGACACTTGCTTACAAAATCGCAAACTTGGTTGCCTTCTACAAGGGAACCTTCACAAAGCTGGTCGGAGCAGACTCTGACGTCTTAGATCTGTTCGATACATTGGAATCTTCCGCAATGCGGCAGTTCCGTGCCAACATGAGAGACTATGTCGTTAACGTACAAAGCGATGTTGTCATAGCACCAACTGACCTGTCTCCGCCGGAATTTCTGGAAGGTGCGCTCCGGATGCTGAGAGTACTTGCAAAGAGCTACGATACATCAGTTGCTGCAACGGATGATAACGGCGAAGGATTTCAGACTGTGCTTGCAGAAGCATTAGACCCCTTCTTGGATGGTTGCGAGAAGCTACAAAAAGGAATGAAAGAGCCCGACAGCGCCATATTTGCTATTAATTGCCTCTTCGCGGCAAAGGAAGTCCTTGCACAATATGCCTTTGCTGAAGAGCGGGTTAGCGAGATGGACGACACAATTGATGAAAATGTCGCCAAATTGACGGCCTATCAACACCAGTACTTGATCCAAGAGTCGGGCCTGGCCACTCTTCTCGACGCACTCGCAACCATCACCGACACTCCCGAGAGCCTCAAGACGATACCAGAACTGGATGCTTTTAAGCCGGATGCACTTGTTGCTGTCAGCCAACAATTGGATGAATTCCTTCCATCTGCACTCATCGACGCATCCGAGAACATCAAACGGCTGCGTAACAGGCAGATGATACAAGATATCACAGAAGCAGCGGCTAGCAAATTCTGCGAGGACTTTGAACTTGTGGAGGCAAAGATGATAGCTGCCGACGATTTGACGTATGACGAAGAGAAAGAAGACGAGGATCAGGAGCCCGGGTTGAGAGATATGTTTCCCCGTACCAGTGGTGAGATACGGGTGCTGCTCAGCTAG
- a CDS encoding MCM2, ATPase involved in replication control, Cdc46-Mcm family: MSSANRGAGPSNRNNKRARDDEDISSPAARPPSSPMASSPPMLPQDEDADMLDEDDVIRDVDDLDEDAEEAEGIDLFADNFENDYASRENDAYEGQGIDDEGDYEEMSLAQRRELDARLNARDREARRRMPAAFLPDEDEQDGLAGLMGRRRVRRHRYDEEDDMDMGDDIMNEELTLEALTDVKANTLTDWVAQPQVARTIAREFKSFLTEYTDEQGHSVYGARIRTLGEINAESLEVSFDHLAEQKATLAYWLANTPTEMLKIFDQVAMEVALLHYPDYERIHSEIHVRITDVPVQYTLRQLRQTHLNSLVRVSGVVTRRSGVFPQLKYVKFDCTKCGVTLGPFHQDSNVEVKISFCQNCQSRGPFTVNSERTVYRNYQKLTLQESPGTVPAGRLPRHREVILLWDLIDSAKPGEEIEVTGIYRNNYDAALNNKNGFPVFATILEANYIVKSHDQLAGFRLTEDDEKEIRRLSKDPRIVDKIINSIAPSIYGHTDIKTAVALSLFGGVSKEAPGRHSIRGDINVLLLGDPGTAKSQILKYVEKTAHRAVFATGQGASAVGLTASVRRDPMTSEWTLEGGALVLADKGTCLIDEFDKMNDQDRTSIHEAMEQQTISISKAGIVTTLQARCSIVAAANPIGGRYNSTIPFSQNVELTEPILSRFDILCVVRDTVDPTEDERLAKFVVHSHGRAHPLVNSAYGYSDKAKNGENGDDQMEVDGEAPKKETEIPQELLRKYILYAREKCRPKLYQIEQDKIARLFADMRRESMATGAYPITVRHLEAILRIAESFCKMRLSDYCASVDIDRAIAVAVDSFVGSQKVSAKKALARAFAKYTLNRPGAVQAPARGGRAQRTAA, from the exons ATGTCGTCCGCAAATCGTGGTGCTGGTCCTAGCAACAGGAACAATAAGCGTGCgagagatgatgaagacATCTCTTCCCCGGCGGCGCGTCCGCCATCCAGCC CAATGGCCTCGTCGCCTCCTATGCTTCCCCAAGACGAAGATGCAGACATGCTCGACGAAGACGACGTCATTCGCGATGTAGACGATTTGGACGAAGACGCCGAAGAGGCTGAGGGCATCGACCTCTTTGCAGACAACTTCGAGAACGACTATGCATCACGTGAGAACGATGCCTACGAAGGCCAGGGCATCGACGATGAAGGCGATTACGAAGAAATGAGTCTTGCGCAAAGGCGAGAGCTCGATGCACGTCTCAACGCCCGTGATAGGGAAGCAAGACGCCGTATGCCGGCTGCCTTTTTGCCAGATGAAGATGAGCAAGATGGGTTGGCAGGCCTAATGGGACGCCGCCGTGTCCGGAGACATCGAtacgacgaggaagatgacATGGACATGGGCGATGATATCATGAACGAGGAATTGACACTTGAGGCGCTCACCGACGTAAAAGCCAACACATTGACCGATTGGGTTGCTCAACCGCAAGTCGCCAGGACAATTGCGCGAGAATTCAAATCTTTCTTGACCGAATACACAGATGAGCAAGGACACTCAGTGTACGGAGCCCGTATTCGAACATTGGGTGAGATAAACGCCGAGTCTTTAGAGGTCTCGTTCGACCATCTTGCCGAACAGAAAGCCACGCTAGCATACTGGCTAGCCAACACCCCAACTGAGATGCTGAAGATCTTCGACCAGGTGGCTATGGAAGTTGCCCTGCTTCATTACCCCGACTATGAGCGTATTCATTCCGAAATCCACGTCCGCATCACCGATGTACCTGTTCAATACACCCTCCGTCAGCTTCGTCAGACGCATCTGAACAGTCTGGTCCGCGTTAGTGGAGTCGTTACCCGCCGTAGTGGAGTCTTCCCTCAACTCAAGTACGTCAAATTCGACTGTACCAAGTGCGGTGTCACTCTTGGCCCATTCCACCAGGATTCCAATGTTGAGGTGAAAATCTCCTTCTGTCAGAACTGCCAGTCGCGCGGTCCCTTCACAGTCAACTCTGAGCGGACAGTGTACCGCAATTACCAAAAACTCACGCTACAAGAATCTCCAGGTACTGTCCCGGCCGGTCGGTTGCCTCGTCATCGCGAGGTCATTCTTCTATGGGATCTCATCGATTCGGCGAAACCCGGTGAGGAGATTGAGGTCACCGGTATTTACCGTAACAACTACGATGCTGCCTTGAACAACAAGAACGGATTTCCTGTCTTTGCAACCATCCTTGAGGCAAACTACATTGTCAAGTCGCACGATCAGCTGGCGGGCTTCCGTTTGACAGAGGATGACGAGAAGGAAATCAGACGGTTGTCAAAGGACCCTCGCATTGTAGACAAAATCATCAACTCGATCGCCCCTAGCATCTACGGACATACCGACATCAAGACTGCCGTGGCGCTTTCACTCTTCGGGGGTGTTAGCAAGGAGGCACCTGGTCGTCATTCTATCCGTGGTGATATCAACGTTCTGCTCCTTGGAGATCCCGGTACTGCCAAGTCTCAGATCTTGAAGTACGTTGAGAAGACCGCCCATCGCGCAGTCTTTGCTACTGGTCAGGGTGCTTCCGCGGTTGGTCTTACAGCTTCTGTCCGTCGTGACCCCATGACGAGCGAGTGGACCCTTGAGGGAGGTGCATTAGTGCTTGCGGACAAAGGCACCTGTCTCATCGATGAGTTCGACAAGATGAACGATCAGGACCGAACATCCATTCACGAGGCTATGGAGCAACAAACTATCTCTATATCTAAAGCTGGTATTGTTACAACGCTCCAGGCGCGCTGTTCAATCGTGGCTGCTGCCAACCCCATCGGCGGTCGCTACAACTCCACCATTCCCTTCTCTCAGAATGTTGAGCTTACCGAGCCTATCTTGTCTCGATTTGATATTCTCTGTGTTGTACGCGATACTGTCGATCCAACGGAGGATGAGCGCCTAGCCAAGTTCGTCGTGCACTCTCACGGTCGAGCGCATCCGCTTGTCAACTCAGCATACGGCTACTCTGATAAGGCGAAGAATGGCGAAAACGGCGATGACCAGATGGAAGTCGACGGAGAAGCCCCGAAAAAGGAGACCGAGATTCCACAGGAACTTCTAAGGAAGTATATCCTCTATGCTAGAGAGAAGTGCAGGCCCAAGCTGTACCAAATCGAGCAAGACAAGATCGCTCGTCTCTTCGCAGATATGCGACGAGAATCCATGGCAACTGGAGCTTACCCCATTACA GTTCGTCATCTTGAGGCCATCTTGCGTATCGCTGAATCTTTCTGTAAGATGCGCCTATCCGATTATTGTGCATCAGTGGACATTGATCGCGCTATTGCTGTTGCCGTTGACTCGTTTGTTGGCTCTCAAAAGGTCAGCGCAAAGAAGGCATTGGCAAGGGCTTTCGCCAAGTACACCCTTAATAGACCTGGCGCTGTTCAAGCCCCTGCACGAGGAGGGCGGGCGCAAAGGACGGCAGCATGA